In Desulfofustis limnaeus, the genomic stretch GGTATTGTCACCATTATTCGAGCCGGACTTTTCTGAGTCGAACTATGGTTTTCGGCCAGGGCGGAATGCCCATCAGGCTGTAAAGGCGGCCAGACAGTATGTAGCTGAAGGTCGCAGATTTGTGGTGGATATGGATCTGGAGAAGTTCTTTGACCGGGTCAACCACGATCTTCTGATGGGGCGAGTTATGAAGAAGGTGAATGACAGGCGCGTGGCGTGTCTGATTCGCCGGTATCTTGAGTGCGGGATACTGACAAACGGTGTGGTGTTGCCTCGAACTGAGGGGACGCCGCAGGGCGGCCCTTTGAGTCCGCTGCTCTCCAACATCCTGCTCACGGATCTCGACCGGGAACTTGAACGAAGAGGACATGCCTTCTGCCGTTATGCTGATGACTGTAATATCTATGTCAAAAGCCGACGGTCAGGTGAACGGGTAATGGGGTCGATAACCCGTTTTCTGGGTGAAGTGCTGCAACTGACGGTCAATGAAGGCAAAAGCGCGGTGGCGCGTCCGTGGGAGCGGAAGTTTCTTGGCTACAGCATGACGTGGCACAAGCAACCCAAACTGCGGATCGCCCCTGCGAGTCGCCAACGACTGGCAGACAGAATCCGGGAAGTGCTGAAAGGCGCTTGCGGTCGTAACCTGAAGAAGACAATCAGTGAACTTTCGCCAATCCTTCGCGGCTGGATGGCCTATTTCAGGCTCACCGAAGTAAAAGGAGTGTTGGAAGAGCTTGACGGTTGGATCAGGCGTAAACTGCGCTGCATTCTTTGGCGCCAATGGAAACGTCGCTTCACGCGCGCACGCAATCTGATGAAGGCAGGGCTGACGAAGGAACGCGCCTGGCGCTCAGTGAGCAACCAGCGTGGTCCATGGTGGAACAGTGGTGCAAGCCACATGAACCACGCGTTTCGGAAAGCCTATTTTGATCGATTAGGGTTAGTGTCTTTGCTTGATACAATGCGAAGACTCCAGTGTATTCAATGAACCGCCGGATGCGGAACCGCATGTCCGGTGGTGTGGGAGGACGGCAGGGGTGACCCTGCCTCCTACCCGATTATGAAGAAATTGCGCTCAGGATACACCACCGGCGCTTGCGCCGCCGCCGCCGCCAAAGGGGCCGCACTGGAATTGTTTGACCGCGGAACGGAGGAGGTGACTATCGCTTTTCCCGACGGGTCTCGCCATCGGTTTTCCCTGTTATGGCGAAAGATCGACAACGGGCACGGCTGCGCCGCCGTGCGCAAGGATGCCGGCGATGATCCGGATGTGACCAATGGTGCCGAAATCGTCGCGCGGGTCAGACGAGGAGGAACACCGGGCGACGCTGAGTCTCCGATAGCGATTGTCGGGGGGGATGGAGTAGGGGTTGTTACCAAACCGGGGTTGGCGATACCCGTCGGAAGCCCTGCCATCAACCCCGTACCACAACAGATGATCCGTCAGGCCGTCGGCGAGGCCCTGCAGGAATCGGGACGATCAGCGGCACCATCGCTGGAGGTGTGCATCGAGGTTCCCTGTGGGGAAGTGCTGGCGACCAAGACCTTGAATGCCAGGTTGGGGGTGATCGGTGGCATCTCGATACTTGGTACCACCGGTATCGTCAAACCCATCTCGGCCGAGGCCTGGACGGCAACTATCGCCACATCAATGAAGGTGGCACTGGCGACCGGAAGGACGGAGATCGTGCTGGCCACCGGCAGGACCTCGGAGCGGGCCGTGCAGGCGATCGTCCGTTTCCCGGAAGAGGCCTTGATCATGATGGGCGACTACCTGGAGTTTTCTCTGCTGGAAGCACGAAAATACCCGTTTCACCGCATCCACATGGCGGCCATGTGGGCCAAGCTGCTCAAGGGGGCGATGCAGAAACCGCACACCCACGTCCGACACGGCATGCTCGAGGTTGAAGACATTCTCGCCTTCCTGCGTCGGCAGAAGATTGCCGACCAGACTCTGGAGCTACTGCGTGGGGCGCATACCGCCCGCGAGATCCTCGAGCGATTGCTGGAAATCGATAAAACGGT encodes the following:
- the ltrA gene encoding group II intron reverse transcriptase/maturase; its protein translation is MKADDLRQADTVKGLSGRNSERTLTGAEMSPSAGKQTKAELRQQGELMEAACERSNMLLAYQRVMENKGSAGVDGIGIAEFKDHLKRHWPTIRAKLLAGAYTPSPVRRVDIPKPQGGVRTLGIPTLTDRLIQQALHQVLSPLFEPDFSESNYGFRPGRNAHQAVKAARQYVAEGRRFVVDMDLEKFFDRVNHDLLMGRVMKKVNDRRVACLIRRYLECGILTNGVVLPRTEGTPQGGPLSPLLSNILLTDLDRELERRGHAFCRYADDCNIYVKSRRSGERVMGSITRFLGEVLQLTVNEGKSAVARPWERKFLGYSMTWHKQPKLRIAPASRQRLADRIREVLKGACGRNLKKTISELSPILRGWMAYFRLTEVKGVLEELDGWIRRKLRCILWRQWKRRFTRARNLMKAGLTKERAWRSVSNQRGPWWNSGASHMNHAFRKAYFDRLGLVSLLDTMRRLQCIQ
- the cbiD gene encoding cobalt-precorrin-5B (C(1))-methyltransferase CbiD — protein: MKKLRSGYTTGACAAAAAKGAALELFDRGTEEVTIAFPDGSRHRFSLLWRKIDNGHGCAAVRKDAGDDPDVTNGAEIVARVRRGGTPGDAESPIAIVGGDGVGVVTKPGLAIPVGSPAINPVPQQMIRQAVGEALQESGRSAAPSLEVCIEVPCGEVLATKTLNARLGVIGGISILGTTGIVKPISAEAWTATIATSMKVALATGRTEIVLATGRTSERAVQAIVRFPEEALIMMGDYLEFSLLEARKYPFHRIHMAAMWAKLLKGAMQKPHTHVRHGMLEVEDILAFLRRQKIADQTLELLRGAHTAREILERLLEIDKTVIDMVCGCAKKHYEELSGLPVSLYLVGPTGRILYRS